The DNA region GAGTCTGCCCGATCCCGTCGTGCAGCTCCCCCGCGATGCGCTTGCGCTCGGACTCCTGGGACTCGATGAGCTGCCGCGCGAAGCGGTCCTGCTCCGCCCGCCGCCGCTTGAGCCGGGCGATGCGGACGCGGAACCCCGCAACGATTCCCCCCACGAGGGCGAGCGCGATCGCTGCGCGCAGCCACGCCGTCTGCCACCACGCGGGGCGGACGACGAGGGCGAACGACGAGCCGGTCTCGTTCCAGACCCCGTCGCCGTTCGAGGCAACGACGCGGAAGACGTAGCTCCCGGGAGGGACGAAGGAGTACCGCGCGAAACGCGCGGTGCCGGCCTCGGCCCACTCGTCGTCGAGCCCCTCGAGGCGATACCGGAAACGCGCCTGCGTCGGCCGGACGAAGGTCGGCGCGGTGAAGCGCACCTCGAGCCGGCTCTCGTTCGGCTCGAGCACGACCTCCGCGGCGACAAGGTGCGTCCGATGCTCGCTCGCGATCTCCTCGATCACGACGTGGGGCGCGATCGGATTGGGGCGGAAGACGCGCGGGTCGACGATCGCGAGCCCCTTCTGCGTGGGGAAGACGAGCGTGCCGTCGCGGCGGCGGATCCCCGAGGGCTGCATGCCGCCGTTGCATTCGGTGGAAAGCATCCCGTCGTCGCGCCCGAACGACCACGAGGCGACCGAGCGCGCCTTGCCGTCGGCGAAGGCGTCGAGATCCGAGCGCTCGGCGACGTGGAGCCCCCGGTTGGAGCTCATCCAGAATCGCCCCATCCCGTCGTCGACGATCGCGAAGACGCCGTCGTCGTGGAGGCCGTCGCGCGAGCGGATCGCGACCGCCTTGCCGTCGCGCAGTCGGATCAGGCCGCCGTCGTAGGTACCGATCCAGAGCGAGCCGCGCGCGTCCTCGTGGAGCGCCCGGATGCGATCGCTCGACAGCCCGGAGGCCGTCGTCCAGGAGACCGCGCGGTCCCCTTCGATCCGGCCGACACCGCCGCGCCCGCCGACCCAGATCGCGCCGTCCGCGCCCTCGAGGAGAACCTCGGCGTCGTCTCCCGCGAGCCCCTGCTCCCGGCCGAAGCGGGTGAAAGCCGCGCCGTCCGCGCGAAGGACGCCCCGCCCGGTCGCCATCCACAACCGCCCGGCCCGATCGCGCAGGAGGTCCTCGATCGCCGCGTCGGTCGCGAAGACCGGCGCGCTGCGAAGCGACGGCGTCACCCGAACGACCCCGCCCCCCGGACTCGCGACGAGCACCGATCCGTCCGGCTCGGGCTCGATCGCCGTGACGAGGACGAACGAGCGTCGCAGGGCGTCGAGCCGGAGGAAGCGGTCCCCCTCGACGCGATAGGCCCACGACCGTGAGCCCGCCCAGAGCCGCCCGTCCGCCGACTCCGCGACCGGGTAGAAGCTGCTCGCGATGGGGTCGCCCCCCGGGGTGACCGTGCGGATCGGCGTGGGAACCGCCTGCGCGAGCCCCGCCTCGCCGCCGATCCACAATGAGCCCTCCCGGTCCTCGAAGAGCGTCACCGGCGACGCGGCGACCTCGGGAACCGGGGCGGCGAAGGTCCACCAGCCGCCGCGCTCGAAACGGTGGAGGCGCCCGTTCGCCAGGATCCAGACGCGATCGCCGGCGCCGCGCGTCGCGGCGAAACGTTGCGGGAGCTCGCCGGTCCTGGAACCGACGGGAAGCTCGAACGGCGTGACCGTCCCTCCCCGGAGCTCCAGGAACGTGCGGTCGCCGGTGCGAAGCCACACGCCGCCGCGAGGGTCCCGGCTGAGGGCGTAGTTCCGCGAATCGGCTCCCTTCGGCCACGGGTAGTCGACGAAGCGTCCTCCGGGCTCGAGCAGGTGGAGGGTCTCTCCCGTTCGCACGCGTCCCACGACGAACGGGATCGCCGACTCCCCGGCTCGGGGCCTCCCCTGCTCGGGAACCGACCAGCGCTCCCCGTCGAACCGCTCGAGTCCGGCGGAGGTTGCGGCCCAGAGCCCGCCGTCGGCGTCCTCACCGAACGCGGTGACGAACGTCCCCGCGGAGCCGTCGGCGGGGCCGTACGCACGGAACGTCCCGTCCTTCATCCGGGCCGCGCCGCCGTCCTCGGTGCCGATCCACAGGCTCCCCTCCCGATCGACGTGCAGGGCGAGGAGCCGGTTCGAACCCATCCCGGGGTGATCGGAACGGCTGAAGCGCTGAAGGCTCGCGCCGTCGAAGCGCACGAGTCCGTCGAGGGTCGCGATCCAGAGGTAGCCGTCGGGGGTCTGCGCTACGGCAAAGACCGAGCCCTGGGCCAGCCCGTCGTCGACGGTCCAGACCCGGTAGGTCCGCTCCGCCTCCGGCGGCACGGCGATCTCGGCCGCGGCGAGCGCGGCGCAGAGGACGGGCGCGGCGATCAAGGGCTCCCCCACCTTGCGGACGCGCCGGATGGTAACTCCGGATCGCCGGCCCTGAGGAGCGCGCGGGCGCACGGGTTCCACACGTGTGGAAAACGGGGGATCGCCTCCATGGGACGCAGCGCGCGTCCTCCGTAGAGTTCCCGCCGAACGGTCCGAGGTGGAGAGGAGGGCCCCATGAATCGACTCGTTTCCTGTTGCGTCCTGCTCGCCGGGGGAGCGGGCTTCGCCGCCGCGGCGGAGTTCGCCCCGGCCGGGGAGACCGTGAGGACGGCCACGATCCTCTCGGCGCCGGCGAGTTACGACCGGCCGTCGGCCGATCGCTTCACGACGCTGTCGGTCGACGCCCGGTGCAGCTCCACGGTGAAACGGGCGAACGAGATCACGCTCGGGTGGAAGGTGAAGCGCGAGGGAGCCCAGGCGTTTCGAGTGGACGTTTCCGAGTTCAGGGACGGTTTCATCACCGGGCGTTACTTGACCTCGGGAGCGCGGCCCGCGACGCAGAACGCGATCGTGCTCGAGGCCGCCGCTCCGGGCGTCTTCTACTACTGGCGCCTGCTCGTCCGATCGGGGGAAGACTGGGTTCACGCGGCCAACGGCCGTTTCGATTCGCCGATCTGCCCGTACGACGGCGACCGGGAGGGAGGCCGCGAATGAGCCGCCCGATGACGTCTCTCCGCCTCGCCCTCCTGCTCGCCCTCGGCCTCGCGGGGACGCTCGCCCCGGCGCAGGCCCAGTTCATCAGCCTGCAGGACGTCTCCCCGGTATCCGTCCAGAAGATCCCCAATCCCAGCGGAACCGGCGGGCGCGTGAACGGACTCGCCGTCGATCCGACCGCCCCCCTCGTCATGTACGCCGCCACCGAGTGGGGCGGGCTGTACAAGACGACCGACGGGGGCCGGAACTGGTTCCACCTGCCCGGCCACCGCGCGACGGTGACCTGGGACGTCGAGGTCGATCCCTCCGACCCGCAGCGCGTGATCGCGACGTCGTTTTATGACGGGCGCACCGACGCGCAGTCGGGAATCAACGTCAGCTCAGACGGAGGGCTCACCTGGACGCGCCCCGTGACCGCCGTGCCGCCGACCGGTTTCTGCTCCAACCCCGACGACCAGGTGGAGCTCTCCGCGTTCGGCATTTCCATCGCCCCGAGCAATCCTTCGGTGGTCTACGTCGGCACGAGCTGCGGGCTCGCGATCAGCAACGACTACGGCTCTACGTGGTCCTATGTCAAGCCGCCATCCACGCCGGGCGGTTCGCGGGTCTGGGACGTCGTCGCCTCGGCGGACGGCCAGTGGATCGACTTCTGCGGCGACGACGGGCACCACTGGTACAGGCCGTCGGCCGGGGTCTGGGGCCAAGGGTCCGGCCTCCCGTCGGGCATCTGCTCGCTCGCGGCCTCCCCCTACTCGCCGAACAATCTCAACCTGATCGCCACGGTCGGCACGAAGATCTACGAGACCACGGCGGCGGGGATCTGGACGGAAACGAGGACGAACCCCCTCCCCCAGGGTCGGATCCCGTTCGTGGCGACGAACAAGCTCTCCGACCCGGGAAAGTTCGACCTCTGGTTCGGGGACGTCCTCCTCTACCGCGTCCAGTGCGACGACGCGGCCACCGGCCCGAAGTGCGGCACGGGGACAACCCCGGCCTGGTCCGCCAATCTCGTCGACTGGGGGAACGGGTACGGGGACCAGGGGGAAATTCTCTTCGACCCCACCGTCAGCGCGAACGCGTGCCCCCTTC from Candidatus Polarisedimenticolaceae bacterium includes:
- a CDS encoding two-component regulator propeller domain-containing protein; translated protein: MIAAPVLCAALAAAEIAVPPEAERTYRVWTVDDGLAQGSVFAVAQTPDGYLWIATLDGLVRFDGASLQRFSRSDHPGMGSNRLLALHVDREGSLWIGTEDGGAARMKDGTFRAYGPADGSAGTFVTAFGEDADGGLWAATSAGLERFDGERWSVPEQGRPRAGESAIPFVVGRVRTGETLHLLEPGGRFVDYPWPKGADSRNYALSRDPRGGVWLRTGDRTFLELRGGTVTPFELPVGSRTGELPQRFAATRGAGDRVWILANGRLHRFERGGWWTFAAPVPEVAASPVTLFEDREGSLWIGGEAGLAQAVPTPIRTVTPGGDPIASSFYPVAESADGRLWAGSRSWAYRVEGDRFLRLDALRRSFVLVTAIEPEPDGSVLVASPGGGVVRVTPSLRSAPVFATDAAIEDLLRDRAGRLWMATGRGVLRADGAAFTRFGREQGLAGDDAEVLLEGADGAIWVGGRGGVGRIEGDRAVSWTTASGLSSDRIRALHEDARGSLWIGTYDGGLIRLRDGKAVAIRSRDGLHDDGVFAIVDDGMGRFWMSSNRGLHVAERSDLDAFADGKARSVASWSFGRDDGMLSTECNGGMQPSGIRRRDGTLVFPTQKGLAIVDPRVFRPNPIAPHVVIEEIASEHRTHLVAAEVVLEPNESRLEVRFTAPTFVRPTQARFRYRLEGLDDEWAEAGTARFARYSFVPPGSYVFRVVASNGDGVWNETGSSFALVVRPAWWQTAWLRAAIALALVGGIVAGFRVRIARLKRRRAEQDRFARQLIESQESERKRIAGELHDGIGQTLAIIRNRALLGLRDGPISGRAQRQVEEIAEVASGAIDEIRKVTHNLRPYQIDRLGLARAIEALVEQAAAATEIEFDAAIDPLDGVFAPEDEMNVYRIVQEAVGNLVRHAGAKTARVAVRVRPAEVEIVVEDDGRGFDPEALPPERRGMGLSGIAERVRILGGRRTIRSAAGRGTRVSVRLPRAGAAS